From the Pseudomonas sp. SORT22 genome, one window contains:
- the olsB gene encoding L-ornithine N(alpha)-acyltransferase, translated as MTRIARSGDNSTERRLQAERLVGPAALQEAQALRFSVFSGEFKAKLKGAELGLDMDDYDIHCRHIGVRDLTSGRLVATTRLLDHQAASSLGRFYSEEEFSLHGLGHLQGPILELGRTCVDPAYRNGGTIAVLWAELAEVLNEGRYSYLMGCASIPMQDGGVQAHAIMQRLRERYLCTEHLRAEPKNPLPSLALPGNVIAEMPPLLKAYMRLGAKICGEPCWDEDFQVADVFILLKRDELCPRYARHFKAAV; from the coding sequence ATGACTCGGATCGCTCGCTCTGGCGACAACAGCACTGAACGCCGTCTGCAAGCCGAACGCCTGGTCGGCCCGGCAGCCCTGCAGGAAGCCCAGGCCCTGAGGTTCAGCGTATTCAGCGGTGAATTCAAGGCCAAGCTCAAAGGCGCCGAACTGGGCCTGGACATGGATGACTACGACATTCATTGCCGCCACATCGGCGTGCGCGACTTGACCAGCGGGCGCCTGGTCGCCACCACCCGCCTGCTCGACCATCAGGCTGCCAGCAGCCTGGGGCGCTTCTACAGCGAAGAGGAATTCAGCCTGCACGGCCTCGGCCACCTGCAAGGGCCAATCCTCGAACTGGGGCGCACCTGCGTCGACCCGGCCTACCGCAACGGCGGCACCATCGCCGTGCTCTGGGCGGAACTCGCCGAAGTGCTCAACGAGGGCCGCTACAGCTACCTCATGGGTTGCGCCAGCATCCCCATGCAGGATGGCGGCGTGCAGGCCCATGCGATCATGCAACGCCTGCGCGAACGCTACCTGTGCACCGAGCACCTGCGCGCCGAACCGAAAAACCCGCTGCCAAGCCTGGCCCTGCCGGGTAACGTCATCGCCGAGATGCCGCCGCTGCTCAAGGCGTATATGCGCCTGGGGGCGAAGATCTGCGGCGAGCCGTGCTGGGACGAAGACTTCCAGGTCGCCGACGTGTTCATCCTGCTCAAGCGCGACGAGCTGTGCCCGCGCTATGCCCGGCACTTCAAGGCGGCGGTCTGA
- a CDS encoding ACP phosphodiesterase, with protein sequence MNYLAHLHLGGQQPEQLLGSLYGDFVKGPLQGRFAPSLEAAIRLHRQIDVYTDSHPLVLAALARFPRQRRRYAGIILDVFFDHCLALHWQDYAEQPLGQFTDRVYQVLAAEPALPGRLAQIAPYMAADDWLGSYREFAVLEQVFRGIARRLSRPEGMDGAIEEVTALYQPLLNDFRNFYPELQRFARANT encoded by the coding sequence ATGAACTACCTCGCACACCTTCACCTCGGCGGTCAGCAGCCCGAGCAATTGCTCGGCAGCCTCTATGGCGATTTCGTCAAAGGGCCGTTGCAGGGGCGCTTTGCCCCGTCGCTGGAAGCGGCGATTCGTTTGCACCGGCAGATCGACGTCTACACCGACAGCCATCCACTGGTGCTGGCGGCGCTGGCGCGTTTTCCGCGGCAGCGGCGGCGTTATGCCGGGATCATCCTCGATGTGTTTTTCGACCACTGCCTGGCCTTGCACTGGCAGGACTACGCTGAGCAGCCATTGGGTCAGTTCACCGACCGGGTCTACCAGGTCCTCGCCGCCGAGCCGGCCTTGCCCGGGCGCCTGGCGCAAATCGCGCCGTACATGGCCGCCGATGACTGGCTGGGGTCTTACCGCGAATTCGCGGTGCTCGAACAAGTGTTTCGCGGCATTGCCCGGCGCCTGTCACGGCCCGAAGGCATGGACGGTGCGATAGAGGAGGTGACGGCGCTGTACCAGCCATTGCTGAATGACTTTCGCAATTTCTACCCAGAGCTTCAGCGCTTTGCCAGGGCCAATACCTAG
- a CDS encoding lysophospholipid acyltransferase family protein: MQRLRVYGRVVRVLLVVLFGLAMAALFTLYERLRVPASTERRQRWSQLFMGRLSNALPFKVRVVGQVPQQPMLWVSNHVSWTDIPLLGMLAPLSFLSKAEVRTWPIAGWLALKAGTLFIRRGGNDSQLLRQQISQHLQQGSALLIFPEGTTTDGRSLRTFHGRLLASAIDTQTPLQPVALRYLRNGQSDAIAPFIGNDDLLSHLFRLFANDCAEVEIHLLAPIASAGEERAALAFKAQQVIQQALFGSEPVAQPQRRARAA; this comes from the coding sequence ATGCAGCGCCTGCGCGTCTATGGGCGCGTGGTCCGGGTGCTGCTGGTGGTGCTGTTCGGCCTGGCCATGGCCGCGCTGTTCACCCTCTACGAGCGCCTGCGCGTACCGGCCTCGACCGAGCGTCGGCAGCGCTGGTCGCAGCTGTTCATGGGCAGGCTGAGCAACGCCCTGCCGTTCAAGGTGCGGGTGGTGGGCCAGGTGCCGCAGCAACCGATGCTGTGGGTCAGCAACCATGTGTCCTGGACCGACATCCCGTTGCTGGGCATGCTTGCGCCGCTGTCGTTCCTGTCCAAGGCCGAAGTGCGCACCTGGCCGATTGCCGGCTGGCTGGCGCTCAAGGCCGGCACTCTATTTATCCGCCGCGGTGGTAACGACAGCCAGCTGCTGCGCCAGCAGATCAGCCAGCACCTGCAACAAGGCAGCGCATTGTTGATTTTCCCCGAAGGCACCACCACCGACGGGCGCAGCCTGCGCACCTTTCATGGGCGCCTGCTGGCCAGTGCCATCGATACACAAACCCCGTTGCAGCCGGTCGCCCTGCGCTACCTGCGCAACGGCCAGAGCGATGCGATCGCACCGTTTATCGGTAATGACGATTTGCTCTCGCACCTGTTCCGGCTGTTTGCCAATGATTGCGCCGAGGTCGAGATCCATCTGCTCGCGCCAATTGCCAGCGCCGGCGAAGAACGCGCCGCCCTGGCGTTCAAGGCGCAGCAGGTAATCCAGCAGGCATTGTTCGGCAGCGAACCGGTTGCCCAGCCACAACGCCGGGCCAGGGCCGCCTAG
- a CDS encoding serine hydrolase, giving the protein MSNVAWWMLALLALSKAVPAQELWPVPDWTVAPVANRSAWQAVERYAFAPRDDQQRQGVRTDALLVIADGRIVYERYAAPSSAATAHLTWSISKSVLATLLGVAHGEGRFDLHDPLARFYPPMRAHPQVRIEDLLHWASGLDWQEVYEYAPLKSSVVAMLYTRGRGDMAGYTAARPEAASAGQRFLYSSGDSNVLAAALRGMLGEADYANYPWHALFEPLGISSAVWERDAKNTLVGSSYLYMSARDLARIGLLMLREGRWQSRQLLSSDWVAFNRQPFLPATAQPGEANPGGHWWLNQPLPGSPRPWPDAPADTYAALGHWGQALYVLPAQKLVIVRYADDRDASYAHNELLKRVLAAVDEVRP; this is encoded by the coding sequence ATGAGCAACGTGGCGTGGTGGATGCTGGCGCTGTTGGCCTTGAGCAAGGCCGTGCCAGCGCAGGAGTTGTGGCCTGTACCTGACTGGACCGTTGCGCCCGTGGCCAACCGTAGCGCCTGGCAGGCGGTGGAGCGTTATGCCTTCGCCCCTCGCGATGATCAGCAGCGCCAGGGCGTACGCACCGACGCGCTGCTGGTGATCGCCGACGGGCGCATTGTCTATGAACGCTATGCCGCGCCCAGCAGCGCTGCAACCGCGCACCTGACCTGGTCGATCAGCAAGAGCGTGCTGGCGACCCTGCTCGGCGTCGCCCACGGCGAAGGCCGCTTTGACCTGCACGATCCGCTGGCGCGTTTCTACCCGCCGATGCGCGCCCATCCCCAGGTGCGCATCGAAGACCTGCTGCACTGGGCCAGCGGCCTGGACTGGCAGGAAGTTTACGAGTACGCGCCGCTCAAGTCGTCGGTGGTGGCAATGCTCTATACCCGCGGGCGCGGCGACATGGCCGGCTACACCGCAGCCAGACCCGAAGCGGCCAGCGCCGGGCAGCGTTTTCTTTACTCCAGTGGCGACAGCAATGTGCTGGCGGCGGCCTTGCGCGGCATGCTCGGCGAAGCTGACTATGCGAATTATCCCTGGCACGCCTTGTTCGAGCCCCTGGGCATCAGCAGTGCGGTCTGGGAGCGTGACGCTAAAAACACCCTGGTGGGTTCCTCCTACCTGTACATGAGCGCCCGCGACCTGGCCCGTATCGGCCTGTTGATGCTGCGCGAAGGTCGCTGGCAGTCGCGCCAGCTACTGTCCAGCGACTGGGTGGCGTTCAATCGCCAGCCGTTCCTGCCGGCCACCGCCCAGCCGGGTGAAGCCAACCCGGGTGGGCACTGGTGGCTCAACCAGCCGCTGCCCGGCAGTCCGCGACCCTGGCCGGATGCGCCGGCCGATACCTACGCAGCCCTCGGGCACTGGGGGCAGGCGCTGTATGTGCTGCCGGCGCAGAAGCTGGTGATCGTGCGCTACGCCGATGATCGCGATGCCAGTTACGCCCACAACGAACTGCTCAAGCGGGTACTGGCTGCGGTCGATGAGGTGCGGCCATGA
- a CDS encoding acyl-CoA dehydrogenase has protein sequence MAWLQRLNDRQRHPQAATLADTYSTLLARLGTVSPFELAVLGARAMATPGLAFLLGYQAALRVLWPSAPPSLGALCASERRSVRPADMQVRLDGLRLSGSKDFVTAGLDAEWLLVAARCEPQGQAPELSLAVVYAGEPGVRLEPLPALPLMPEVGHARLHLQGALCERLAGDGWDAYVKPFRSLEDLYVLSALCAWLYGVGQESGWAQNLQLRLIGLLGACAESTRQCAEASASHLLLGGLFAQFNAMKEEINQALLASPGEWASLWQRDQGLLEIASAARAKRLAKAWAAAGLS, from the coding sequence ATGGCCTGGCTGCAACGACTCAACGACCGACAGCGACACCCCCAGGCGGCCACGCTGGCCGATACCTATTCCACCTTGCTGGCACGCCTGGGCACGGTCAGCCCGTTCGAGCTGGCGGTGCTCGGCGCACGCGCCATGGCCACCCCGGGCCTGGCGTTTCTGCTTGGCTACCAGGCGGCCCTGCGGGTACTGTGGCCGAGCGCGCCGCCGAGCCTCGGCGCCCTGTGCGCCAGCGAGCGGCGCAGCGTGCGTCCGGCCGACATGCAGGTGCGCCTGGATGGCCTGCGCCTGAGCGGCAGCAAGGACTTCGTCACCGCCGGGCTGGATGCCGAATGGCTGCTGGTGGCGGCGCGCTGCGAGCCACAAGGGCAGGCGCCTGAGCTGAGCCTGGCGGTGGTTTATGCCGGCGAGCCCGGGGTGCGCCTCGAACCGCTGCCGGCCTTGCCATTGATGCCGGAGGTCGGCCATGCCCGCCTGCACCTGCAAGGGGCGTTGTGCGAACGGCTGGCGGGCGATGGTTGGGATGCCTACGTCAAACCCTTCCGCTCCTTGGAAGACCTCTACGTGCTCAGTGCCCTGTGCGCCTGGCTGTATGGCGTCGGCCAGGAATCGGGCTGGGCGCAAAACCTGCAACTGCGCCTGATCGGCTTGCTCGGCGCCTGTGCCGAAAGCACCCGCCAATGCGCGGAGGCTTCAGCCAGCCATTTATTGCTGGGCGGCCTGTTCGCGCAGTTCAACGCCATGAAGGAGGAGATCAACCAGGCGCTGCTGGCCAGCCCTGGTGAATGGGCAAGCCTGTGGCAGCGCGACCAGGGCCTGCTGGAAATCGCCAGCGCCGCCCGGGCCAAGCGTTTGGCCAAGGCCTGGGCTGCCGCCGGACTGTCATGA
- a CDS encoding phosphatidylserine/phosphatidylglycerophosphate/cardiolipin synthase family protein: protein MAGPVFPWRDGNQFELLIDGPEFFPRMLTAIVRAEHQVDLELYLVEAGACAETMVQALVQAAERGVQVRCLFDDYGSLAFTLSLRQRLLAAGVELRWYNRLRWRRGLRNLYRDHRKLLLVDQRWAVVGGTGVTDQFWTPTEDVSEWHEVMVQMQGPLVADWQMLFDRQWRANLRRTAWRPPTHFGLPRLPPIPLSGAGLGRVAYADARQHRDILQSLVRALNSGQRRIWLATPYFLPTWKVRRSLRRAASRGVDVRLLLTGPRTDHPSVRYAGHRYYPRLLRAGVKIFEYQPCFLHLKMVLVDDWVSIGSCNFDHWNLRFNLEANVEAIDPPLTADVAASFERDFAQSLAVDLAHWHARPLWKRVQQRLWGWLDRLVVNLLDRRD, encoded by the coding sequence ATGGCCGGACCGGTCTTTCCCTGGCGCGATGGCAATCAGTTCGAGCTATTGATCGACGGTCCCGAGTTTTTCCCGCGCATGCTTACCGCAATCGTGCGCGCCGAGCACCAGGTGGACCTAGAGCTGTACCTGGTGGAGGCGGGCGCCTGCGCCGAAACCATGGTCCAGGCCCTGGTGCAGGCCGCCGAGCGCGGTGTGCAAGTGCGTTGCCTGTTCGATGACTACGGCTCGCTGGCTTTTACCCTGAGCCTGCGCCAGCGCTTGCTGGCCGCTGGCGTCGAGCTGCGCTGGTACAACCGCTTGCGCTGGCGCCGGGGCTTGCGCAACCTGTATCGCGATCACCGCAAGCTGCTGCTGGTCGACCAGCGCTGGGCGGTGGTCGGCGGCACCGGCGTTACCGACCAGTTCTGGACGCCCACTGAAGACGTCAGCGAATGGCACGAAGTGATGGTGCAGATGCAAGGCCCGTTGGTGGCCGACTGGCAGATGCTCTTCGACCGCCAGTGGCGGGCCAACCTGCGCCGCACCGCCTGGCGGCCGCCAACCCACTTCGGCCTGCCGCGTTTGCCGCCGATCCCGCTCAGTGGCGCCGGCCTGGGCCGCGTGGCCTATGCCGACGCCCGCCAGCACCGGGACATTCTGCAGTCGCTGGTGCGTGCGCTGAACAGCGGCCAGCGGCGCATCTGGCTGGCCACGCCGTACTTCTTGCCGACCTGGAAAGTGCGCCGTTCCCTGCGCCGTGCTGCTTCCCGCGGCGTCGATGTGCGTTTGCTGCTGACCGGGCCGCGTACCGATCACCCGTCGGTGCGGTATGCCGGCCATCGCTATTACCCGCGGCTGTTGCGCGCCGGGGTGAAGATCTTCGAGTACCAGCCGTGCTTCCTGCACCTGAAGATGGTGCTGGTGGATGACTGGGTGAGCATCGGCTCGTGCAACTTCGACCACTGGAACCTGCGCTTCAACCTCGAAGCCAACGTCGAAGCCATCGACCCACCCCTGACCGCCGACGTGGCGGCGAGCTTTGAGCGCGACTTTGCCCAGAGCCTGGCCGTGGACCTTGCCCACTGGCATGCGCGACCGTTGTGGAAGCGGGTGCAGCAACGCTTGTGGGGCTGGCTCGACCGGCTGGTGGTCAACCTGCTCGATCGGCGCGATTGA
- a CDS encoding YceI family protein — MFSLPRLLLALLVVLSLPAQANWHLDGESSRLSFVSSKNGDTAEVHRFLVLHGKVDRKGAAELLIEMDSNSSSVPLRDERMRKELFEFSKFPEAKVNAQIDLRPINDLANGAQVELRLPVTVSLHGKQHSYSALLLATRLDERRFQVVTLEPLMLRADDFDLLPGLATLRKLAGLKSISPSVPVAAVLIFTAR, encoded by the coding sequence ATGTTCAGTCTGCCGCGTCTTCTGCTTGCCCTGCTGGTCGTCTTGAGTCTCCCTGCCCAGGCCAACTGGCACCTGGACGGCGAATCGTCGCGCCTGTCGTTCGTCTCCAGCAAGAATGGCGACACCGCCGAGGTGCATCGCTTCCTCGTCCTGCATGGCAAAGTCGATCGCAAGGGCGCCGCCGAGCTGCTGATCGAGATGGACTCCAACAGCAGCAGTGTGCCGCTGCGTGACGAGCGCATGCGCAAGGAACTGTTCGAGTTCAGCAAATTTCCCGAGGCCAAGGTCAACGCACAGATCGACCTGCGTCCGATCAACGACCTGGCCAATGGCGCCCAGGTCGAACTGCGCCTGCCGGTGACGGTCAGCCTGCATGGCAAGCAGCACAGCTACAGCGCCCTGTTGCTGGCGACCCGCCTGGATGAGCGGCGCTTTCAGGTGGTCACCCTGGAGCCGTTGATGCTGCGCGCCGATGATTTCGATCTGCTCCCAGGCCTTGCCACCCTGCGCAAGCTGGCCGGGCTCAAGTCCATCAGCCCGTCGGTGCCGGTGGCTGCGGTGCTGATCTTTACGGCGCGCTGA